A single region of the Mycobacteriales bacterium genome encodes:
- a CDS encoding protoporphyrinogen oxidase, which produces AEVAPSAATTLGEIDTASMAIVTIAWRRSDVPSLASSGYLVPAVYGRPVKAATFASAKWAHLDRGEHVVVRCSIGRQGDVSELQRADSELVAATTAELVGHAGFRGEPVDARVSRWGGALPQYAVGHRDRVTRIRAATAAVSGLAVCGATYDGVGVPACIRTAYAAADQVLAELTTREAR; this is translated from the coding sequence CGCCGAGGTCGCCCCGTCCGCGGCGACGACGCTGGGTGAGATCGACACCGCGAGCATGGCGATCGTGACAATCGCGTGGCGCCGATCCGACGTACCGTCGCTCGCAAGCAGCGGTTACCTGGTGCCCGCGGTCTACGGCCGACCGGTGAAGGCGGCGACGTTCGCCTCGGCGAAGTGGGCACACTTGGATCGCGGTGAGCACGTCGTCGTCCGGTGCTCGATCGGCCGCCAGGGCGATGTGTCGGAGCTTCAGCGCGCCGACAGCGAGCTGGTCGCCGCGACCACCGCCGAGCTGGTCGGGCACGCCGGTTTCCGAGGCGAGCCGGTCGATGCACGGGTCAGCCGCTGGGGCGGCGCGCTGCCGCAGTACGCCGTCGGGCATCGCGACCGCGTCACCCGGATCCGCGCGGCGACCGCCGCAGTGTCCGGACTTGCCGTGTGCGGCGCGACCTACGACGGTGTCGGCGTCCCGGCCTGCATACGCACCGCTTACGCGGCCGCCGACCAGGTGCTCGCCGA